From a single Chloroflexota bacterium genomic region:
- the carB gene encoding carbamoyl-phosphate synthase large subunit: MPKRTDIHSILVIGSGPIVIGQACEFDYSGTQAVKALKREGYRVVLVNSNPATIMTDPELADATYVEPLTAEILEKIIDRERPDALLPTVGGQTGLNLGVELAESGVLDRYGVQLIGASLQAMKLAEDRLLFKEAMLKAGLDVPRSGLAHSMEEAQAIVQEIGRYPVLIRPSFTLGGSGGAVAFGPDDFAEKVSFGLRESPVHSVLVEESVLGWKEFELEVMRDRNDNFVVVCSIENLDPMGVHTGDSITVAPAQTLTDKEYQRLRDQARAVMSAVGVETGGSNVQFAVNPEDGRVVVIEMNPRVSRSSALASKATGFPIAKIAALLAVGYTLDEIKNDITRVTVAAFEPSIDYVVVKIPRWAFEKFPGVDPVLGPQMKSVGEVMAIGRTFKEALQKGFRSLEIGRKGFGGLAEDPLQPEASGDADDPQRIRDLLKIPTRDRLFALHDALMAGWSLEETSRLTGFDPWFVAQMEQIIALERELSSYTLESLPADILRKAKRWGFSDEQIGDLLQWGEPAPDSHERGLKVRERRKALGIIPTYLRVDTCAAEFEAFTPYLYSTYETQDEAGPTDRPKVMILGGGPNRIGQGIEFDYCCVHACWALHDLGYETIMVNCNPETVSTDYDTSDRLYFEPLTFEDVLNIVEEEQPQGVIVQFGGQTPLNLANRLQAAGVPIWGTSPDAIDLAEDRGRFGALLAKLDIPQPANGIARDLAEAKRIARQIGYPVLVRPSYVLGGRAMAICYDEEALERYVSEAVAAAEGHPILIDQYVEDAYEIDVDAVCDGERVVIGGVMQHIEEAGVHSGDSACVLPPYKISYFHLNTIYEYVERLGLSLGVRGLMNVQFAIKDDIVYVLEVNPRASRTVPFVSKATGVPLARIAAQVMAGKTLEELGFTDEPQIYGFFVKEAVLPFKKLPGADALLGPEMRSTGEVMGHAARFGHAFAKAEMGAGDSLPLQGTALLSVNDYDKGSALKIARDLYRLGFRLLATRGTAAFLAKAGLPVQAVNKVSEGSPHVVDYIKRGEVDLILNTPLGREAHGDGMAIRQAAVRHGVPLLTTLSAAAAAVQGIRALRERELSVRSLQEHYQRSPEEQAKYTPRATSVFSYRSEM, from the coding sequence ATGCCAAAGCGAACGGACATTCACTCGATCCTGGTGATCGGATCCGGGCCGATCGTTATCGGCCAGGCGTGTGAGTTCGACTACTCTGGAACGCAGGCCGTCAAGGCGCTGAAGCGGGAGGGCTATCGGGTGGTGCTGGTGAACTCCAACCCGGCTACCATCATGACGGACCCGGAGCTGGCCGACGCCACCTACGTGGAGCCCCTGACGGCCGAGATCCTGGAGAAGATCATCGACCGGGAGCGACCGGACGCGCTGCTCCCCACAGTCGGCGGGCAGACGGGGTTGAACCTGGGCGTCGAGCTGGCGGAGAGCGGCGTGCTGGATCGATACGGCGTCCAGCTCATCGGCGCGTCGCTCCAGGCGATGAAGCTGGCCGAGGACCGCCTCCTGTTCAAGGAGGCGATGCTCAAGGCCGGGCTGGACGTGCCGCGCAGCGGCCTCGCCCATTCCATGGAGGAGGCCCAGGCCATCGTCCAGGAGATCGGCCGCTATCCGGTGCTGATCCGCCCATCGTTTACCCTGGGAGGTTCAGGCGGAGCCGTGGCCTTCGGCCCGGACGACTTCGCGGAGAAGGTGAGCTTCGGCCTGCGCGAGAGCCCCGTGCATTCCGTCCTCGTCGAGGAGTCGGTCCTGGGCTGGAAGGAATTCGAGCTGGAGGTGATGCGGGACCGGAACGATAACTTCGTGGTCGTCTGCTCCATCGAGAACCTGGACCCGATGGGCGTACACACCGGGGACTCCATCACGGTGGCGCCCGCGCAGACGCTCACAGACAAGGAGTATCAGCGCCTGCGAGACCAGGCCCGCGCGGTGATGAGCGCCGTGGGGGTGGAGACGGGCGGCTCCAACGTCCAGTTCGCCGTCAACCCGGAGGACGGCCGCGTCGTGGTCATCGAGATGAACCCGCGCGTCTCTCGATCCTCCGCGCTGGCCTCCAAGGCGACCGGCTTCCCCATTGCCAAGATCGCGGCCCTGCTGGCTGTCGGCTACACCCTCGACGAGATCAAGAACGACATCACCCGGGTGACGGTGGCCGCCTTTGAGCCCAGCATCGACTACGTGGTGGTCAAGATCCCCCGGTGGGCCTTCGAGAAATTCCCCGGCGTCGACCCCGTCCTGGGGCCGCAGATGAAGTCCGTGGGCGAGGTGATGGCCATCGGCCGCACGTTCAAGGAGGCGCTGCAGAAGGGGTTCCGCTCACTGGAGATCGGGCGGAAGGGGTTCGGCGGGCTGGCTGAGGACCCGTTGCAGCCTGAGGCGTCCGGCGATGCCGATGATCCGCAACGGATACGGGACCTCCTCAAGATCCCCACCCGCGATCGCCTGTTCGCACTGCACGACGCGCTGATGGCGGGGTGGTCCCTGGAGGAGACCAGCCGCCTCACCGGCTTCGACCCCTGGTTCGTGGCCCAGATGGAGCAGATCATCGCGCTGGAACGGGAGCTGTCCTCGTACACCCTGGAGTCCCTGCCGGCCGATATCCTGCGGAAAGCCAAGCGATGGGGCTTCAGCGATGAGCAGATCGGCGACCTGCTGCAATGGGGCGAGCCGGCGCCGGACTCACACGAGCGAGGGCTGAAGGTCCGGGAACGCCGCAAGGCGCTGGGCATCATCCCCACCTACCTGCGGGTAGACACCTGCGCGGCCGAGTTCGAGGCATTCACCCCCTACCTGTACAGCACTTACGAGACGCAGGACGAGGCCGGGCCCACCGATCGGCCCAAGGTGATGATCCTAGGGGGCGGACCCAATCGCATCGGGCAGGGGATCGAGTTCGACTACTGCTGCGTGCACGCCTGCTGGGCGCTCCACGATCTGGGATATGAGACGATCATGGTCAACTGCAATCCGGAGACGGTGAGCACCGACTACGACACCTCCGATCGCCTCTATTTCGAGCCGCTGACCTTCGAGGATGTGCTCAACATCGTGGAGGAGGAGCAGCCCCAGGGCGTGATCGTCCAGTTCGGCGGGCAGACGCCGCTCAACCTAGCCAACCGATTGCAGGCCGCGGGCGTGCCCATCTGGGGGACCAGCCCTGACGCCATCGACCTGGCCGAGGACCGGGGGCGCTTCGGGGCGCTACTGGCGAAGCTGGACATCCCTCAGCCGGCGAACGGCATCGCCAGAGACCTGGCGGAGGCCAAGCGTATCGCCCGCCAGATCGGCTACCCGGTGCTGGTACGCCCCTCCTACGTGTTGGGCGGCCGCGCCATGGCCATCTGCTACGACGAGGAAGCCCTGGAGCGCTATGTGAGCGAGGCCGTGGCCGCGGCGGAGGGACACCCCATCCTGATCGACCAATACGTGGAGGACGCCTACGAGATCGATGTGGACGCCGTCTGCGATGGCGAGCGGGTGGTCATCGGCGGCGTGATGCAGCACATCGAGGAGGCGGGCGTCCACTCCGGCGACTCCGCCTGCGTGCTGCCTCCGTACAAGATCAGCTACTTCCATCTGAACACGATCTACGAGTACGTGGAACGGCTGGGATTGTCGCTGGGGGTGCGCGGGCTGATGAACGTGCAGTTCGCCATCAAGGATGACATCGTCTACGTGCTGGAGGTGAACCCCCGCGCATCGCGCACGGTCCCCTTCGTGTCCAAGGCGACAGGCGTGCCGCTGGCCCGGATCGCAGCCCAGGTGATGGCCGGGAAGACGCTAGAGGAGCTGGGCTTCACCGATGAGCCCCAGATCTACGGCTTCTTTGTGAAAGAGGCCGTGCTGCCCTTCAAGAAGCTCCCCGGGGCGGACGCGCTGCTGGGGCCGGAGATGCGCTCCACCGGGGAGGTGATGGGACACGCCGCCCGGTTCGGCCACGCCTTCGCCAAGGCGGAGATGGGCGCCGGGGACTCCCTGCCCCTGCAAGGGACCGCCCTGCTCTCGGTCAACGACTACGACAAGGGAAGTGCCCTGAAGATCGCCCGGGATCTGTACCGTTTGGGATTCCGCCTTCTGGCGACCCGAGGGACGGCGGCGTTCCTGGCCAAGGCAGGGCTCCCGGTGCAGGCCGTCAACAAGGTCAGCGAGGGATCTCCCCATGTGGTGGATTACATCAAGCGCGGCGAAGTGGACCTCATCCTGAACACGCCGCTGGGACGGGAAGCCCACGGCGATGGAATGGCCATCCGCCAGGCGGCGGTGAGACACGGCGTCCCCCTCCTGACGACCCTCTCCGCGGCGGCCGCCGCGGTTCAGGGGATTCGGGCGCTGCGAGAGCGTGAGCTAAGCGTGCGTAGCCTCCAGGAACATTATCAGCGATCGCCGGAAGAGCAGGCGAAATACACGCCCAGAGCGACCTCCGTTTTTTCGTATCGATCAGAAATGTAG
- a CDS encoding homoserine dehydrogenase: protein MTHTVRVALVGLGHVGRSFLELMTLKRKTLRDRYGLELALVGVADSSGAVLGAGRIDHANLLRHKRAGRGVGQYPRLGHRGMPAVEMVRQVDADVILDASPVNLRTGQPGLDCARIALKRRMSVVLANKAPLVLAYQELAEEARRQGVSLRFSATVCGSLPVINMGQRDWVACDIHRIEGILNSTTNYILSSMEVGRSFEDALREAQVEGVAEADPSLDIRGWDTANKLVIIANAVLGVPATLEDVDVLGIQHITVEDMAAARARGQTIKLIAVAHRRNDEYRFSVHPAALPLDHPLASVSGWEMGILWHTDIMGVQFAKVDERGPMPTAAAMLRDVVGLYTEVS from the coding sequence ATGACCCACACTGTTCGCGTCGCCTTGGTCGGCCTGGGTCACGTAGGCCGGTCGTTCCTGGAGCTGATGACCCTCAAGCGCAAGACGCTGCGGGATCGCTATGGCTTGGAGCTGGCGCTGGTCGGCGTGGCGGACAGCAGCGGCGCCGTCCTCGGCGCCGGACGCATCGATCACGCGAACCTCTTGCGCCATAAGAGGGCGGGGCGCGGGGTCGGGCAGTATCCCCGGCTGGGGCACCGTGGCATGCCAGCCGTGGAGATGGTGCGCCAGGTGGACGCGGACGTGATCCTGGATGCATCGCCGGTGAACCTGCGCACTGGCCAGCCGGGGCTGGACTGCGCGCGTATCGCTCTGAAGCGTCGCATGTCCGTGGTACTGGCGAACAAAGCGCCACTGGTGCTGGCCTATCAGGAGCTGGCCGAGGAGGCACGACGCCAGGGGGTGTCCCTGCGCTTCTCCGCCACGGTATGCGGCTCGCTTCCGGTGATCAACATGGGACAGCGGGACTGGGTGGCCTGCGATATCCACCGGATCGAGGGCATCCTGAACTCGACCACCAACTATATCCTCAGCTCCATGGAGGTGGGGCGCAGCTTTGAGGACGCCCTGCGGGAGGCCCAGGTGGAGGGGGTGGCGGAGGCGGACCCCTCCCTGGACATCCGAGGCTGGGATACGGCCAACAAGCTGGTGATCATCGCCAACGCGGTCCTGGGCGTCCCCGCCACGCTGGAGGACGTCGACGTGCTGGGCATCCAGCACATCACGGTGGAGGACATGGCGGCGGCCCGGGCCCGGGGACAGACCATCAAGCTGATCGCCGTGGCCCACCGTCGTAACGATGAATATCGGTTCTCGGTACACCCGGCCGCGCTGCCGCTGGATCATCCATTGGCCTCCGTATCCGGCTGGGAGATGGGAATCCTCTGGCACACGGACATCATGGGCGTGCAGTTCGCGAAAGTGGACGAGCGCGGCCCGATGCCTACCGCGGCGGCCATGCTGCGGGATGTGGTTGGTCTTTATACGGAGGTCTCGTGA